Proteins found in one Lysinibacillus fusiformis genomic segment:
- a CDS encoding FecCD family ABC transporter permease, producing MDKQEANRIGMGNIYYVIILLLIASILISAVFSVSIGQVSIPFKQSMDILLHTISNGKLGTLDSVESESYLNIILQVRMPRVVFALLIGVGLALCGAVMQAVVQNPLADPYILGISSGASLGATFAILVGFGSSALLAQFGVAFGAFAGAMLTSMAVLILSSIGGKATSVKLVLSGVVIGALCSSFSSLIIFFANNAEGIKTVTFWSMGSLASASWDKTPILTVVIVLGAALFLFQHRVLNTMLLGDESAITLGINLSAYRKLYMILTSLITGTMVAYAGMIGFVGLIIPHITRGIFGADHKRLMLGTLLLGGLFMIWADILSRTLIQNVELPIGIITSVIGSPLFIYMIVKKGYNFGG from the coding sequence TTGGATAAACAGGAAGCTAACAGAATAGGAATGGGCAATATTTATTATGTTATTATCTTGCTTTTAATAGCCTCCATTTTAATATCTGCCGTTTTTTCTGTATCAATAGGACAAGTCAGCATTCCTTTCAAGCAATCGATGGATATTTTGCTACATACTATATCCAATGGGAAGCTTGGCACGCTTGATAGTGTGGAAAGTGAATCTTACTTGAATATTATTTTACAGGTCAGAATGCCGCGTGTGGTTTTTGCCTTATTGATTGGTGTCGGACTTGCATTGTGTGGAGCTGTCATGCAGGCAGTTGTACAAAACCCGCTTGCTGATCCATACATACTTGGTATTTCTTCAGGTGCGTCATTGGGTGCAACGTTTGCTATCCTAGTTGGTTTTGGGAGCAGTGCATTATTAGCACAATTTGGGGTAGCCTTTGGTGCATTTGCTGGGGCAATGCTTACCTCGATGGCAGTGCTTATCCTATCCAGCATTGGCGGCAAAGCAACTTCAGTAAAACTTGTTTTATCAGGGGTTGTTATCGGTGCATTATGTAGTTCGTTTTCAAGCCTTATCATCTTCTTTGCCAATAATGCTGAGGGCATTAAAACTGTTACATTTTGGTCTATGGGAAGTTTAGCCTCAGCTAGCTGGGACAAAACACCGATTTTAACAGTCGTAATTGTGCTGGGAGCTGCATTATTCCTTTTCCAACATCGTGTGCTAAATACAATGCTACTTGGGGATGAATCAGCTATCACATTAGGGATCAATTTAAGTGCTTATCGTAAATTGTATATGATTCTTACCTCGCTAATTACAGGAACGATGGTCGCTTATGCAGGTATGATCGGTTTTGTTGGTTTAATAATTCCACATATCACGAGAGGAATTTTCGGTGCAGACCATAAACGATTAATGTTAGGAACATTGCTCTTAGGAGGACTTTTCATGATTTGGGCAGATATTCTGTCTCGAACATTAATCCAAAATGTAGAATTACCGATTGGAATTATTACTTCTGTCATTGGGTCACCATTATTTATCTATATGATTGTAAAAAAAGGTTACAACTTCGGAGGGTAG
- a CDS encoding CPBP family intramembrane glutamic endopeptidase, whose product MERILTVTNSQKVTKHKKTALYVLLIYILMQISSRWLLLPFHKLMMKITGLASEQAAPITQGWYIALSFAIALILSLILTSRDKAFWNIYQGKKETIPLTIVWGIIGFFLVFFGQMIGAAIEMAVFGIEGGSQNTADIVAIAKGAPIAILAIVVFGPILEEFVFRRVIFGSLVQTTNFWVAAIVSAIFFAIIHFDFSHILLYTICGLIFAFLYHKTKRIWTSIIAHVMLNGFVTLVQFYAEPLQKFLQELEKMQ is encoded by the coding sequence ATGGAAAGGATTTTGACTGTGACTAATTCTCAAAAAGTAACGAAACATAAAAAAACAGCCCTGTATGTTTTGCTGATTTATATCTTGATGCAAATCTCGAGCAGATGGTTGCTCTTACCGTTCCATAAGCTCATGATGAAGATAACTGGTTTAGCTTCTGAACAAGCTGCTCCCATTACTCAAGGTTGGTATATTGCCTTAAGCTTTGCTATAGCGCTCATTTTAAGCCTAATCCTCACATCTCGAGATAAAGCCTTTTGGAACATTTATCAAGGAAAAAAAGAAACAATACCACTTACAATTGTGTGGGGAATCATCGGCTTCTTCCTAGTGTTCTTTGGACAAATGATTGGTGCGGCTATTGAGATGGCTGTTTTCGGTATTGAAGGAGGCTCACAAAATACTGCTGATATAGTCGCGATAGCTAAAGGCGCTCCCATTGCCATATTAGCAATTGTTGTATTCGGGCCAATTTTAGAAGAATTCGTCTTCCGCAGAGTGATATTTGGCTCGCTTGTCCAAACAACAAATTTCTGGGTGGCAGCTATTGTTAGCGCCATATTCTTTGCGATTATCCACTTCGACTTCTCACATATCTTGCTTTATACCATTTGTGGTTTAATTTTCGCCTTTTTATATCACAAAACAAAGCGTATTTGGACGTCTATTATTGCACACGTCATGCTTAATGGTTTTGTGACACTTGTACAATTCTATGCGGAACCATTGCAAAAGTTTCTTCAAGAACTAGAAAAAATGCAATAA
- a CDS encoding ABC transporter ATP-binding protein, producing the protein MELVAKEIEVKIGKKEIVKNISIHVNKQQFVGLIGPNGCGKSTLLKSIYKSLVPQKGMVFLDDLDVLKSPEKKISQHLGVVGQFNEMHFDLTVQQMVMLGRTPHKKMLESDNQKDFDIVEEALTRTNLQSYRGRSFLSLSGGEKQRVILARTIAQQPKFMILDEPTNHLDIRYQIEILSCVRSLNIGVLAALHDLEMAAHYCDYLYAVKDGEIYAHGTPQEVLTPETIEALYHIKCQTFTNPVTNGLGFAYGL; encoded by the coding sequence ATGGAATTAGTAGCAAAGGAAATAGAAGTAAAAATCGGCAAAAAGGAAATCGTAAAAAACATATCCATTCATGTGAATAAGCAACAATTTGTGGGCTTAATCGGACCAAACGGATGCGGAAAGTCAACTTTGTTGAAAAGTATTTATAAAAGCCTCGTGCCACAAAAAGGGATGGTCTTCTTAGATGATTTAGATGTTTTAAAAAGTCCTGAAAAAAAGATTTCTCAGCACTTAGGTGTAGTTGGACAATTCAATGAAATGCACTTTGATTTAACGGTACAACAAATGGTGATGTTAGGCAGAACACCTCATAAAAAAATGCTAGAGTCAGATAACCAAAAGGATTTTGACATCGTAGAAGAGGCATTGACAAGAACGAACTTACAATCTTATAGAGGACGTAGTTTTCTTTCATTATCTGGTGGCGAAAAGCAAAGGGTTATTTTAGCTAGAACGATTGCTCAACAGCCTAAATTTATGATTTTGGATGAACCAACAAATCATTTAGATATTCGCTATCAAATTGAAATACTATCCTGTGTAAGAAGTTTAAACATCGGTGTTTTAGCGGCACTTCATGATCTAGAAATGGCTGCACATTACTGTGATTATCTTTATGCGGTAAAAGATGGTGAAATCTATGCACATGGCACACCGCAAGAAGTTTTAACACCAGAAACAATAGAAGCTTTATATCATATTAAATGTCAAACATTTACTAATCCAGTGACGAATGGATTAGGATTTGCATATGGACTGTAG
- a CDS encoding twin-arginine translocase TatA/TatE family subunit, whose product MGGIGPMSLIIIGVVALLIFGPKKLPELGKAFGSTLREFKNATKGLADEDDDDKKKKELDK is encoded by the coding sequence ATGGGTGGTATTGGTCCTATGAGCCTCATTATTATCGGAGTTGTCGCGTTACTAATTTTTGGTCCTAAAAAGTTACCAGAGCTAGGTAAGGCATTTGGTTCAACACTACGTGAATTCAAAAATGCTACTAAAGGTTTAGCCGACGAAGATGATGATGATAAGAAAAAGAAAGAACTAGATAAGTAA
- a CDS encoding ABC transporter substrate-binding protein: MKKKLLLGIGLAALLTLTACGNTSKDTSEATTQTKEHYPLTVENFSKAEGGSTWEKKDQVFDKAPERIMANTRPAAELLLHLGLGDKIVGVGANFGAVDKSVEEEYAKLNILSDEYVGKEVTLGTDPDLVFGRGGLFDNAEWGVGTVDSLNEMGVKTYVLESSVTGGTYDSIYKDIENIGEIFNVQDKADSFIKELKGRQQDISSKLESIKEEKTFAYLHTNDPKELFVYPAHDESFFNDAFKMVKLDNIFKDETGDVSVETLIAADPDVLILPNWDGSDLTKVREEIYANPKLSSMKAIKNKQMYIVDYNYMFGYGYNTIDGMEALAKEMYPDLFK, translated from the coding sequence ATGAAGAAAAAATTATTATTAGGAATTGGTTTAGCTGCTTTATTAACATTAACAGCTTGCGGTAACACATCAAAAGATACATCTGAGGCAACAACACAAACGAAAGAGCATTATCCACTGACAGTTGAGAACTTTTCAAAAGCTGAGGGTGGGTCAACATGGGAAAAGAAAGATCAAGTATTTGATAAAGCACCTGAAAGAATTATGGCAAATACACGTCCAGCAGCTGAATTATTATTACATCTAGGATTAGGCGATAAAATCGTTGGTGTTGGGGCAAACTTTGGTGCAGTTGATAAATCTGTAGAAGAAGAATATGCTAAGCTAAATATTTTAAGTGATGAATATGTTGGGAAAGAGGTTACATTAGGGACTGATCCTGATTTAGTATTTGGTCGTGGTGGCTTATTTGATAATGCTGAATGGGGAGTAGGAACAGTAGACTCTCTTAATGAAATGGGTGTAAAAACATATGTTTTAGAATCATCTGTAACAGGTGGCACATATGATTCTATTTACAAAGATATCGAAAATATCGGAGAAATTTTTAATGTTCAAGACAAAGCAGACAGCTTTATTAAAGAATTAAAAGGCCGACAACAAGATATTTCTTCAAAATTAGAAAGTATTAAAGAAGAAAAAACATTTGCATATCTGCACACGAATGATCCAAAAGAGCTTTTTGTTTATCCAGCACACGATGAATCATTCTTTAATGATGCATTCAAAATGGTTAAATTAGATAATATTTTCAAAGATGAAACAGGCGATGTAAGTGTTGAAACATTGATTGCTGCAGATCCAGATGTATTAATTCTTCCTAACTGGGACGGTTCTGATTTGACAAAAGTACGTGAAGAAATTTATGCGAACCCTAAACTTTCAAGCATGAAGGCTATTAAAAATAAACAAATGTATATTGTAGACTACAATTACATGTTCGGCTATGGCTATAACACAATTGATGGAATGGAAGCCCTAGCGAAAGAAATGTATCCAGACTTATTTAAATAA
- the tatC gene encoding twin-arginine translocase subunit TatC, with protein sequence MNPKDLTVIEHIEELRKRLFIVAVFFVLAMAGAFFVAKPLVKYLQMTGAEYNIELHAFDVVTPLAIYIQVVFIIAFILSSPVLMYQLWSFISPGLREVERKATLSYIPYSFLLFLAGLSFSYFLLFPYVIKFMMNLSNDLEIQQTIGIHQYFTFLFKLTIPFGFLFQLPIVVLFFSRIGILSPDLLIRIRKYSYFGLFVCAAIIAPPELASHLMVSVPLFILYEISIMISRIGYKKYLKSEEIRLKEEQEAEQKRQIEEALEQQRRQIEELNQQ encoded by the coding sequence ATGAACCCAAAAGATCTAACTGTTATTGAGCATATAGAAGAATTAAGAAAACGGCTGTTCATTGTTGCCGTTTTCTTTGTTCTAGCTATGGCCGGCGCATTTTTTGTCGCAAAGCCGCTTGTTAAATACCTTCAAATGACTGGAGCCGAATATAATATAGAGCTCCATGCATTTGACGTAGTCACACCACTTGCAATTTATATACAAGTTGTTTTTATAATTGCATTTATTCTTTCATCACCAGTGTTGATGTATCAATTATGGTCGTTTATTAGCCCTGGATTAAGGGAAGTAGAGCGTAAAGCTACTCTAAGCTATATTCCGTATTCATTTTTATTGTTTCTTGCAGGGTTATCTTTTTCGTACTTTTTACTATTCCCGTATGTCATTAAATTCATGATGAATTTATCGAATGATTTGGAGATACAGCAAACCATTGGTATACATCAGTATTTTACATTCTTGTTTAAGCTTACAATACCTTTTGGTTTCCTTTTCCAATTGCCAATTGTTGTTTTATTCTTTTCACGAATTGGCATATTAAGTCCGGATTTACTCATTCGAATTCGTAAATATTCGTACTTTGGTTTATTTGTATGTGCAGCGATTATTGCACCGCCTGAGTTGGCTTCGCATTTAATGGTTTCAGTGCCACTGTTTATTTTGTATGAAATTAGTATCATGATTTCACGAATTGGCTATAAGAAATATCTTAAATCAGAAGAAATTCGATTAAAAGAAGAACAAGAAGCGGAGCAAAAGCGTCAAATTGAAGAGGCGCTTGAGCAGCAACGACGACAAATAGAAGAATTGAATCAACAGTAA
- the groES gene encoding co-chaperone GroES, whose amino-acid sequence MLRPLGDRIVIELIEVEEKSAFGIVLPDSAKEKPQEGKVVAVGTGRVLENGQRVELDVKVDDRIIFSKYAGTEVKFEGNEYLILRESDILAIIE is encoded by the coding sequence TTGTTAAGACCACTAGGAGATCGTATTGTAATTGAACTAATCGAGGTAGAAGAAAAATCTGCATTCGGTATTGTACTACCTGACTCTGCAAAAGAAAAACCACAAGAAGGTAAAGTAGTAGCAGTTGGGACAGGTCGTGTATTAGAGAACGGGCAACGTGTAGAGCTTGACGTTAAAGTTGACGACCGCATTATTTTCTCTAAATACGCTGGCACAGAAGTTAAATTTGAAGGTAATGAATACCTAATTTTACGCGAAAGCGATATTCTTGCAATTATTGAATAA
- the groL gene encoding chaperonin GroEL (60 kDa chaperone family; promotes refolding of misfolded polypeptides especially under stressful conditions; forms two stacked rings of heptamers to form a barrel-shaped 14mer; ends can be capped by GroES; misfolded proteins enter the barrel where they are refolded when GroES binds), which yields MAKDIKFSEDARSLMLQGVDKLANTVKVTLGPKGRNVVLEKKFGSPLITNDGVTIAKEIELENPYENMGAKLVAEVASKTNEIAGDGTTTATVLAQAIIREGLKNVTAGANPVGIRKGIDKAVAAALTELHAISRPVSNKEEIAQVAAISAADDEVGQLIAEAMERVGNDGVITIEESKGFTTELDVVEGMQFDRGYASHYMVTDTDKMEAVLDNPYILITDKKITNIQEVLPLLEQVVQQGRPLLMIAEDVEGEALATLVVNKLRGTFNAVAVKAPGFGDRRKAMLEDIAILTGGQVITEELGLDLKSADISALGRAAKVVVTKDNTTIVEGVGGADAIESRIGQIRAQLAETTSEFDKEKLQERLAKLAGGVAVIKVGAATETELKERKLRIEDALNSTRAAVEEGIVSGGGTALLNVYAAVEKAADSVEGDVATGVKIVLRALEEPVRQIANNAGLEGSIIVDRLKREEIGIGFNAATGEWVNMMEAGVVDPAKVTRSALQNAASVAALFLTTEAVVADIPEAAPAMPDMGGMGGMPGMM from the coding sequence ATGGCAAAAGATATTAAATTCTCAGAAGACGCTCGTTCATTAATGTTACAAGGTGTAGATAAATTAGCAAATACAGTAAAAGTAACATTAGGACCAAAAGGACGTAATGTTGTTTTAGAAAAAAAATTCGGTTCACCACTTATTACAAATGATGGTGTGACAATTGCAAAAGAAATCGAACTAGAAAACCCATACGAAAACATGGGAGCAAAATTAGTAGCGGAAGTGGCTTCTAAGACTAACGAAATCGCTGGTGACGGTACAACTACAGCAACAGTTTTAGCACAAGCAATTATTCGTGAAGGCTTGAAAAACGTTACAGCTGGCGCAAATCCTGTAGGTATCCGCAAAGGTATTGATAAAGCAGTTGCTGCAGCACTTACGGAATTACACGCTATTTCTCGCCCAGTAAGCAATAAAGAAGAAATTGCACAAGTTGCTGCTATTTCTGCTGCTGATGATGAAGTTGGACAACTGATCGCTGAAGCAATGGAACGTGTTGGTAACGATGGTGTTATTACAATCGAAGAATCAAAAGGCTTCACAACAGAGCTAGATGTGGTAGAAGGTATGCAGTTTGATCGCGGCTATGCTTCTCATTACATGGTAACTGACACAGATAAAATGGAAGCGGTTCTTGATAATCCATACATTTTAATTACTGATAAAAAAATTACAAACATTCAAGAAGTATTACCATTATTAGAACAAGTGGTACAACAAGGTCGTCCACTTCTAATGATTGCTGAAGATGTAGAAGGTGAAGCACTTGCAACACTTGTTGTGAACAAGCTTCGTGGTACTTTCAATGCGGTAGCAGTAAAAGCACCAGGCTTCGGTGATCGTCGTAAAGCAATGCTTGAAGATATTGCTATCCTGACAGGTGGACAAGTGATTACAGAAGAATTAGGCTTAGACCTAAAATCAGCTGATATTTCTGCACTTGGTCGTGCCGCAAAAGTTGTTGTAACAAAAGACAACACAACAATCGTTGAAGGTGTAGGCGGAGCAGACGCAATCGAATCACGCATTGGTCAAATCCGTGCACAACTTGCTGAAACTACTTCAGAATTCGATAAAGAAAAATTACAAGAACGCCTTGCAAAATTAGCAGGTGGTGTAGCAGTTATCAAAGTTGGTGCTGCAACAGAAACAGAGCTTAAAGAGCGTAAACTTCGTATTGAGGATGCTTTAAACTCAACTCGTGCGGCTGTTGAAGAAGGTATTGTATCAGGTGGTGGTACGGCTCTTCTAAACGTCTATGCAGCAGTGGAGAAAGCAGCTGATTCAGTAGAAGGCGACGTAGCTACAGGTGTGAAAATTGTTCTACGTGCTTTAGAAGAACCAGTTCGTCAAATTGCTAATAACGCTGGTCTTGAAGGCTCAATTATCGTAGATCGCCTAAAACGTGAAGAAATTGGCATTGGTTTCAATGCGGCAACTGGCGAATGGGTAAACATGATGGAAGCAGGCGTAGTAGACCCAGCAAAAGTAACTCGCTCAGCTCTACAAAACGCAGCATCAGTTGCAGCGCTATTCTTAACAACAGAAGCGGTTGTAGCAGATATCCCTGAAGCAGCACCAGCTATGCCAGATATGGGTGGCATGGGCGGTATGCCAGGAATGATGTAA